A DNA window from Cobetia marina contains the following coding sequences:
- a CDS encoding DMT family transporter, which translates to MSASDALRLVLLSTLWGMSFIFMRVAAPEFGPTTLILLRMGIGALVLAPLLLGAGRLKMLWEHKGSLAVLGLTSQALPFCLLALATTQLEAGFTSLINATTPLFTALLGMALFATPIQKQQYLGLAVAFSGVYVLSSDRLDFQLGGDGWFILAALGATFCYGFASNFSRQRLSHLPSPVLAAGSSLMSSLLLLVPGLWMWPQASVSLEAWGSAIALAVLSTSLAFLIFFRLLASAGATATTSVTFLVPVSALLWGNMLLDEVIDARILTGMGITLLGTAIATRLIRLPTRQKVA; encoded by the coding sequence ATGTCCGCCAGCGATGCCTTGCGTCTTGTCCTGCTGTCCACCCTGTGGGGCATGTCTTTCATCTTCATGCGCGTGGCCGCGCCGGAATTCGGCCCGACCACATTGATTCTGCTGCGCATGGGCATCGGCGCGCTAGTGCTGGCCCCGCTGCTGCTGGGCGCGGGCCGCCTGAAGATGCTGTGGGAACACAAGGGCTCGCTTGCGGTGCTGGGCCTGACCAGTCAGGCACTGCCCTTCTGCCTGCTGGCGCTGGCCACCACCCAGCTGGAGGCCGGCTTCACCTCGCTGATCAACGCCACCACGCCGCTGTTCACCGCGCTGCTGGGCATGGCGCTGTTCGCCACGCCAATTCAGAAGCAACAGTATCTGGGGCTGGCCGTGGCCTTCAGCGGGGTCTATGTGCTGTCGAGTGACCGCCTCGATTTCCAGCTCGGCGGCGATGGCTGGTTCATCCTCGCCGCCCTGGGGGCGACCTTCTGCTACGGCTTCGCCTCCAATTTCTCGCGCCAGCGCCTGAGCCACCTGCCCTCACCGGTGCTGGCCGCGGGCAGCTCGCTGATGTCGTCCCTGCTGTTGCTGGTTCCGGGCCTGTGGATGTGGCCGCAGGCCAGCGTCAGCCTGGAGGCCTGGGGCAGCGCCATCGCGCTGGCGGTACTCAGCACCAGCCTCGCCTTCCTGATCTTCTTCCGCCTGCTGGCCAGCGCCGGCGCCACCGCGACCACTTCCGTCACCTTCCTGGTACCGGTCAGCGCCTTGCTGTGGGGCAACATGCTGCTCGATGAGGTGATCGATGCGCGCATCCTCACCGGCATGGGCATCACCCTGCTGGGCACCGCCATCGCCACCCGTCTGATTCGCCTGCCGACTCGCCAGAAAGTCGCCTGA
- a CDS encoding IclR family transcriptional regulator produces the protein MNSATQPQASLPRASKDADRDTGKEGSKIEGDTPAQRLLALLEVIAAKDQFFTLQGLVEETGLPKPTLHRMLQQLEGSGMLQREADNRHYSKGSRLRRLAENLLLNDTVQGARHGVLSRLMEEVGESCNITALSGSEVLYLDRVETQAPLRFYLHPGSRVPVHCSASGKLFLAQMPPAQRRRLLKGTPLNAMTRNTLTDIDSVEAEIEQVRRQGYALDDEEFLPGLVCIAVLAPNPDGPSNIGVAIQAPVMRQSREDMLKHLPALERAARDIAAIQRGAIPSS, from the coding sequence ATGAACAGTGCCACCCAGCCCCAGGCAAGCCTGCCGCGTGCCAGCAAGGACGCTGACAGGGACACCGGCAAGGAAGGCAGCAAGATAGAAGGCGATACGCCCGCCCAGCGTCTGCTGGCGCTGCTGGAGGTGATCGCCGCCAAGGATCAGTTCTTCACGCTGCAGGGACTGGTGGAAGAGACCGGCCTGCCCAAGCCGACGCTGCATCGCATGCTCCAGCAGCTGGAAGGCAGCGGCATGCTGCAGCGCGAGGCGGACAACCGCCATTACAGCAAGGGCAGTCGGCTGCGCCGTCTGGCGGAAAATCTGCTGCTCAACGATACCGTGCAGGGCGCGCGCCACGGCGTGCTCAGCCGGCTGATGGAAGAGGTGGGGGAAAGCTGCAACATCACCGCGCTGTCGGGCAGCGAAGTGCTGTATCTGGATCGCGTCGAGACCCAGGCGCCGCTGCGCTTCTATCTGCATCCCGGTTCCCGGGTGCCGGTGCATTGCTCCGCCAGCGGCAAGCTGTTTCTGGCCCAGATGCCGCCCGCCCAGCGCCGCCGCCTGCTCAAGGGCACACCGCTGAACGCGATGACGCGCAATACCCTGACCGACATCGACTCCGTCGAGGCCGAGATCGAGCAGGTCCGCCGGCAAGGCTATGCACTGGATGATGAGGAATTCCTGCCCGGGCTGGTGTGCATCGCGGTGCTGGCACCCAACCCGGACGGGCCCTCCAACATCGGCGTGGCGATCCAGGCGCCGGTGATGCGTCAGTCGCGCGAGGACATGCTCAAGCATCTGCCGGCACTGGAACGCGCCGCCCGGGACATCGCCGCCATCCAGCGTGGGGCGATTCCGTCCTCCTGA
- a CDS encoding dihydroxyacetone kinase subunit L codes for MLEVLLASEVDLDRLDAISGDGDTGTTFAGGARAVLEALEDCELACGDSGELMTSIGKQLAYGMGGSSGVLLSTLFTAAATRWKMQASEADARAPASLGQRWHEALDHGVGRMQHYGGAVRGDRSLLDALLPALDALQASVQGERIDWAAMARAARQGADATAEMAKARAGRSAYVPAAHLVGHNDPGAEAVARVFEALADAAEEAAG; via the coding sequence GTGCTGGAAGTCCTGCTGGCCAGTGAGGTGGATCTCGATCGTCTCGATGCCATCAGCGGGGACGGGGATACCGGCACCACCTTTGCCGGCGGTGCCCGTGCGGTGCTGGAAGCGCTGGAGGACTGTGAGCTGGCCTGTGGTGACAGTGGCGAGCTGATGACCTCCATCGGCAAGCAGCTGGCCTACGGCATGGGCGGTTCCAGTGGCGTGCTGCTCTCGACCCTGTTCACCGCGGCGGCGACGCGGTGGAAGATGCAAGCCAGCGAGGCAGACGCCCGTGCACCTGCCTCGCTGGGGCAGCGCTGGCATGAGGCGCTCGATCACGGCGTGGGGCGGATGCAGCATTACGGCGGCGCCGTGCGCGGGGACCGCAGCCTGCTGGATGCGCTGTTGCCGGCGTTGGACGCACTGCAGGCGTCGGTGCAGGGCGAGCGCATCGACTGGGCCGCGATGGCACGCGCCGCCCGCCAAGGGGCGGATGCCACCGCGGAGATGGCCAAGGCACGGGCCGGACGCTCCGCCTATGTGCCCGCCGCCCATCTGGTCGGCCACAACGACCCGGGCGCGGAAGCCGTGGCGCGTGTCTTCGAAGCGCTGGCGGACGCCGCCGAGGAAGCGGCGGGCTGA
- a CDS encoding glutathione S-transferase, protein MITVHHLENSRSQRILWLLEELNLEYRLEIHARDAGSMRAPRALKDIHPLGKAPVITDTTLSGDTGAPVVVAESGAIIEYLIDVYGSQGSGESAHLRPAPGTQAERDYRFWLHFAEGSAMLPLMLRLVFSRLDKPPVPWLIRPVARLLAKGVNDKFISPEIKAHLTYMDTCLERRPWLAGDALTGADIQMSFPIQALDTRQGLKNHPNIQDWLARIRARAAFQRAVDKGGELAL, encoded by the coding sequence ATGATCACGGTGCACCATCTGGAAAACTCACGCTCGCAGCGCATTCTGTGGCTGTTGGAAGAGCTGAATCTGGAATACCGCCTGGAAATCCATGCCCGTGACGCCGGGAGCATGCGTGCGCCCCGGGCACTCAAGGACATCCACCCGCTGGGCAAGGCGCCGGTGATCACCGACACCACGCTGTCCGGTGACACGGGAGCGCCTGTCGTGGTCGCGGAGTCCGGCGCCATCATCGAATACCTCATCGATGTCTATGGCTCGCAGGGCAGTGGGGAGAGTGCCCACCTCAGACCTGCCCCCGGGACTCAGGCCGAGCGCGATTACCGTTTCTGGCTGCACTTCGCCGAAGGCTCCGCCATGCTGCCGCTGATGCTCAGGCTGGTGTTCTCGCGTCTCGACAAGCCACCGGTGCCGTGGCTGATCCGTCCGGTCGCCCGCCTGCTGGCCAAGGGAGTCAATGACAAGTTCATCAGCCCGGAGATCAAGGCGCACCTCACCTACATGGATACCTGTCTCGAACGTCGCCCCTGGCTTGCCGGTGACGCCCTGACCGGTGCCGATATCCAGATGAGCTTCCCGATCCAGGCGCTCGATACGCGTCAGGGGCTCAAGAATCATCCGAACATTCAGGACTGGCTGGCGCGCATCCGGGCGCGCGCCGCCTTCCAGCGCGCCGTGGACAAGGGTGGCGAACTGGCCCTCTGA
- a CDS encoding sensor domain-containing diguanylate cyclase, translated as MTRKSLREQSLEATIQQMERDKARLERRVASLEEKLSSTLDGTGLRLWQLEVPTGKLTIFNYRWGRMLGYQPGELNAHFDVWRDHLHPEDRDEVLANLEDHLAGRTEVYQVVHRMLARDGSITWVADRGRVVERDANGKALRLLGTHTDISHEKDYETRLNALASTDALTGLSNRQAINGWFKRQLADDSALLFIDVDGFKQVNDALGHRAGDEVLVLLAHGLNEELHHLGVHHHLAARFGGDEFLFQLPRMTPARIEMIVRRWLARFGQPLEISTGQASIGLSIGVCFGRDATGNFATALEYADQAMYRVKRSGKHGYHLHAPLRHGEAPHVSALQDSSSRARHAAGTSPRLPPEIPVASPLDTLAQASAATRADSATPLTPARDPAPRPVIDE; from the coding sequence ATGACACGCAAGAGTCTACGTGAGCAGTCGCTTGAGGCCACGATCCAGCAGATGGAGCGCGACAAGGCACGTCTGGAGCGCCGTGTCGCGAGTCTGGAGGAGAAGTTGTCGTCGACCCTCGACGGCACGGGCCTGCGTCTCTGGCAGCTGGAAGTTCCCACCGGCAAGCTCACCATCTTCAACTATCGCTGGGGGCGCATGCTGGGTTATCAGCCCGGCGAGTTGAACGCTCATTTCGATGTCTGGCGAGATCACCTCCATCCGGAAGACCGCGACGAGGTGCTCGCCAATCTCGAGGACCATCTTGCCGGGCGCACCGAAGTCTATCAGGTGGTGCATCGCATGCTGGCCCGAGACGGCAGCATCACCTGGGTCGCGGACAGGGGGCGAGTCGTCGAACGTGACGCGAATGGCAAGGCGCTGCGCCTGCTGGGCACCCATACCGACATCAGCCACGAGAAGGATTACGAGACTCGCCTCAATGCCCTGGCCAGCACCGATGCACTGACGGGACTTTCCAATCGCCAGGCCATCAATGGCTGGTTCAAGCGTCAGCTGGCGGACGACAGTGCGCTGTTGTTCATCGACGTGGATGGCTTCAAGCAGGTCAATGATGCGCTGGGACATCGTGCTGGCGATGAAGTGCTGGTATTGCTCGCCCACGGTCTCAATGAAGAGCTGCATCATCTGGGCGTCCATCACCACCTGGCCGCGCGCTTCGGTGGGGATGAGTTCCTGTTCCAGCTGCCGCGCATGACACCGGCGCGTATCGAGATGATCGTGCGGCGCTGGCTGGCACGCTTCGGCCAGCCCCTCGAGATCAGCACGGGACAGGCCAGCATCGGCCTGAGCATCGGGGTCTGCTTCGGCCGAGACGCCACCGGCAACTTCGCGACCGCACTGGAATATGCCGATCAGGCGATGTATCGCGTCAAGCGCAGCGGCAAGCACGGCTACCATCTGCATGCCCCCTTGCGGCATGGCGAGGCGCCCCACGTCAGCGCTTTGCAGGACTCTTCCTCCAGAGCGCGTCACGCCGCTGGCACCTCCCCGCGTCTGCCTCCCGAGATCCCCGTCGCCTCGCCGCTGGACACTCTGGCCCAGGCCTCCGCCGCGACACGCGCAGACAGCGCCACCCCCCTCACACCTGCGCGTGACCCCGCCCCCCGCCCGGTCATCGATGAGTGA
- a CDS encoding argininosuccinate synthase produces the protein MSDVQKVVLAYSGGLDTSVIVKWLQETYNCEVVTFTADLGQGEEVEPARAKAEALGVKEIYIEDLRETFVRDYVFPMFRANAIYEGEYLLGTSIARPLIARRLVEIANETGADAISHGATGKGNDQVRFELGAYALKPGIQVIAPWREWDLNSREKLMEYCEQHGIEVDYAKNKKKSPYSMDANLLHISYEGGVLEDPWTECEEEMWRWSVSPEQAPNEATYIDLTYTKGDITAIDGKEMAAHEVLEFLNKVGGANGIGRLDIVENRYVGMKSRGCYETPGGTIMMRAHRAIESITLDREAAHLKDEMMPKYAELVYNGYWWSPERRMLQAAIDESQKVVNGVVRLKLYKGNVIVVGRQSEDSLFDASIATFEDDAGAYDQKDAAGFIKLNSLRLRIAASKGRGIE, from the coding sequence ATGTCCGACGTGCAAAAGGTCGTTCTCGCCTACTCCGGCGGCCTGGACACTTCAGTCATCGTCAAGTGGCTGCAGGAAACCTACAACTGTGAAGTCGTGACCTTCACCGCTGACCTCGGTCAGGGCGAGGAAGTCGAGCCGGCGCGTGCCAAGGCGGAAGCCCTCGGCGTGAAGGAGATCTACATTGAGGATCTGCGCGAGACCTTCGTCCGCGATTACGTCTTCCCGATGTTCCGTGCCAACGCCATCTACGAAGGCGAGTACCTGCTGGGCACCTCCATCGCACGTCCGCTGATCGCGCGTCGCCTGGTCGAGATCGCCAACGAGACCGGCGCTGACGCCATCTCCCACGGTGCGACCGGCAAGGGCAACGACCAGGTGCGTTTCGAGCTGGGCGCCTACGCGCTGAAGCCGGGCATCCAGGTCATCGCGCCGTGGCGTGAGTGGGACCTGAACTCCCGCGAGAAGTTGATGGAATACTGCGAGCAGCACGGTATCGAAGTCGACTACGCCAAGAACAAGAAGAAGTCGCCGTACTCCATGGACGCGAACCTTCTGCACATCTCCTATGAAGGTGGCGTGCTGGAAGACCCGTGGACCGAGTGCGAAGAAGAGATGTGGCGCTGGAGCGTCAGCCCGGAGCAGGCGCCGAACGAGGCGACCTACATCGACCTGACCTACACCAAGGGCGACATCACTGCCATCGATGGCAAGGAAATGGCCGCTCACGAAGTGCTCGAGTTCCTGAACAAGGTCGGCGGCGCCAACGGCATCGGTCGTCTCGACATCGTCGAGAACCGTTATGTCGGCATGAAGTCCCGTGGCTGCTACGAAACACCGGGCGGCACCATCATGATGCGTGCTCACCGTGCCATCGAATCCATCACCCTGGACCGCGAAGCGGCTCACCTGAAGGACGAGATGATGCCCAAGTACGCTGAGCTTGTGTACAACGGCTACTGGTGGAGCCCGGAGCGTCGCATGCTGCAGGCGGCCATCGATGAGTCCCAGAAGGTCGTCAACGGCGTCGTGCGTCTCAAGCTCTACAAGGGCAACGTCATCGTCGTGGGTCGTCAGTCCGAGGATTCACTGTTCGACGCCTCCATCGCGACCTTCGAGGACGATGCAGGCGCCTACGACCAGAAAGACGCTGCCGGCTTCATCAAGCTGAACTCCCTGCGCCTGCGTATCGCGGCCAGCAAGGGACGTGGCATCGAGTAA
- a CDS encoding HlyU family transcriptional regulator — MLGMLKKLFSAGEPAPVKEPEAVEYNGYLIVAMPQKHEGQYRVSGVIRKPLEGGETLEHRFERSDTVPGEDGAVELTVLKAKRTIDDLGDTIFER, encoded by the coding sequence ATGCTGGGAATGCTCAAGAAACTGTTTTCCGCAGGCGAGCCTGCGCCGGTCAAGGAACCGGAGGCCGTCGAGTACAATGGTTACCTCATCGTCGCCATGCCGCAGAAGCACGAAGGGCAGTACCGGGTCTCCGGCGTGATTCGCAAGCCACTGGAAGGGGGCGAGACGCTGGAGCATCGCTTCGAGCGCTCCGACACCGTGCCGGGAGAAGACGGCGCCGTGGAGCTGACCGTGCTCAAGGCGAAACGCACCATCGATGATCTGGGCGACACGATCTTCGAACGCTGA
- the grxD gene encoding Grx4 family monothiol glutaredoxin, with product MSTTIESIEKQIGENPILLYMKGTPQLPQCGFSAQTVQAVMACGERFAFVNILDNPDIRAELPKYANWPTFPQLWINGELVGGCDIVVEMYQNGELEPMIKQAAQEAAAE from the coding sequence ATGAGCACCACCATCGAATCGATCGAGAAGCAGATTGGCGAGAACCCCATCCTGCTGTACATGAAGGGCACGCCGCAGCTGCCGCAGTGCGGTTTCTCCGCCCAGACCGTCCAGGCCGTGATGGCGTGCGGCGAGCGTTTCGCCTTCGTCAACATCCTGGACAACCCGGACATCCGTGCGGAGCTGCCGAAGTACGCCAACTGGCCGACCTTCCCGCAGCTGTGGATCAACGGCGAGCTGGTCGGCGGCTGCGACATCGTGGTCGAGATGTACCAGAACGGCGAGCTGGAACCGATGATCAAGCAGGCCGCTCAGGAAGCGGCTGCCGAGTGA
- the argF gene encoding ornithine carbamoyltransferase, which translates to MATRHFLTLLDLSPEELDYLIQRAITIKDGLKKEGPVYTPFANRTLAMIFEKSSTRTRVSFETAMAQFGGHALFLSPRDTQLGRGEPIGDTARVLSEMVDGVMIRTFAHSDIEAFADASSVPVINALTDDYHPCQLLADVMTWTECRGSVKGKTAVWIGDGNNMCHSWINAARQFDFILRICCPEGYEPDSEIVAAAGQRVSIHRDPQEAVQGADLVTTDVWASMGQEEEQLKREADFAGYQVDEAMLDKAADDVIFLHCLPAHRGEEISMGLLDDPRAVVWQEAGNRLHAQKALLEFLMLGRQD; encoded by the coding sequence ATGGCCACCCGGCACTTTCTGACTCTGCTTGACCTTTCTCCGGAAGAACTCGATTACCTGATTCAGCGCGCCATCACCATCAAGGATGGCTTGAAGAAGGAAGGTCCGGTCTACACGCCGTTCGCCAACCGTACCCTGGCGATGATCTTCGAGAAGTCCTCCACGCGCACCCGTGTGTCCTTCGAGACGGCGATGGCCCAGTTCGGCGGCCATGCCCTGTTCCTGTCGCCGCGCGATACCCAGCTGGGCCGTGGCGAGCCGATCGGTGACACCGCGCGCGTGCTCTCCGAGATGGTGGATGGCGTGATGATCCGCACCTTCGCGCACTCCGATATCGAAGCCTTCGCCGATGCCTCCAGCGTGCCGGTCATCAATGCACTCACCGATGACTACCATCCGTGCCAGCTGCTGGCTGACGTGATGACCTGGACCGAGTGCCGTGGCTCCGTGAAGGGCAAGACAGCGGTCTGGATCGGCGATGGCAACAACATGTGCCATTCCTGGATCAACGCCGCACGCCAGTTCGACTTCATCCTGCGCATCTGCTGCCCGGAAGGCTACGAGCCGGACAGCGAGATCGTCGCGGCAGCCGGTCAGCGCGTCAGCATCCACCGCGACCCGCAGGAAGCCGTCCAGGGCGCGGATCTGGTGACCACCGATGTCTGGGCCTCCATGGGCCAGGAAGAGGAGCAGCTCAAGCGCGAAGCCGACTTCGCCGGCTACCAGGTCGATGAAGCCATGCTCGACAAGGCCGCCGATGACGTCATCTTCCTGCACTGCCTTCCGGCACACCGCGGCGAAGAGATCAGCATGGGACTGCTGGATGACCCGCGCGCCGTCGTCTGGCAGGAAGCCGGCAACCGTCTGCACGCCCAGAAGGCATTGCTCGAATTCCTGATGCTGGGTCGTCAGGACTGA
- the rnt gene encoding ribonuclease T yields the protein MTQASERTLMAQRFRGFLPVVVDLETGGFNAAGDALLEIAAVTLTMDDDGNMVPDATYAFHVAPFEGANIEQSALDFTGIDLDNPVRKQVAVAENQALGEIFSPIRKAIKAHGCTRAVLVGHNAAFDQGFLNAAVERCGIKRNPFHPFSCFDTASLAGLVYGQTVLARACRAAGIEFDNASAHSARYDTERTAELFCAMVNRFKDLGGWDLAMKEQGMNDEVPASLETPAT from the coding sequence ATGACCCAGGCGAGCGAGCGCACGCTGATGGCACAACGCTTCCGTGGCTTCCTGCCAGTGGTGGTGGACCTCGAGACAGGTGGATTCAATGCCGCCGGAGATGCACTGCTCGAGATCGCTGCCGTCACGCTGACCATGGATGACGACGGCAACATGGTGCCGGATGCCACCTACGCCTTTCACGTGGCGCCCTTTGAAGGGGCCAATATCGAGCAGTCGGCACTGGACTTCACCGGGATCGATCTGGACAACCCGGTACGCAAGCAGGTGGCCGTGGCCGAGAATCAGGCACTGGGCGAAATCTTCAGCCCGATACGCAAGGCCATCAAGGCACATGGCTGCACACGTGCGGTGCTGGTCGGTCACAACGCGGCCTTCGATCAGGGCTTCCTGAACGCGGCGGTGGAGCGTTGCGGTATCAAGCGCAATCCGTTCCATCCGTTCTCGTGCTTCGATACCGCCTCGCTTGCGGGCCTGGTCTACGGCCAGACGGTACTGGCCCGCGCCTGCCGCGCCGCCGGCATCGAGTTCGACAACGCCTCCGCCCACTCGGCGCGCTATGACACCGAGCGCACCGCGGAGCTGTTCTGCGCGATGGTCAATCGCTTCAAGGACCTGGGCGGCTGGGATCTGGCGATGAAGGAACAGGGCATGAACGACGAGGTGCCTGCCTCGCTCGAGACGCCTGCCACCTGA
- a CDS encoding dihydroxyacetone kinase subunit DhaK, giving the protein MSHNETGRQCVNQFFHQSGDIIGAALSGSAQLQHPDGSGLRLSAPDSGMRLVVRDDWQRDQVALISGGGSGHEPAHAGFVGAGMLTAAVCGELFASPTVEAVLAALREVTGDAGTLLIVKNYTGDRLNFGLAAERARQEGLKVEMVIVADDVALPDNPQPRGLAGTLLVHKIAGALAAGGADLEEVTAVARRVADSSSTLGMALDVGRHPGKPREPRAPELGLGIHGEPGATTLEFGSHAGDCDVHALMDQVVTALIQGHSRKEAGGDLPATGHLLMINDLGGCSALERAVLLDEALAHPSLKALGIHAVVGPQPLMTSLDMHGFSLTLLPLDGLLEEALDARCAPRAWPGVQRVVPLAHFTPRQEGGALFKTPPRLPSAPGSRPIARRVLPGKAGRG; this is encoded by the coding sequence ATGAGTCACAACGAGACAGGCCGACAGTGCGTCAATCAGTTCTTCCATCAGTCGGGCGATATCATCGGCGCGGCGCTTTCCGGCAGTGCCCAGTTGCAGCATCCCGATGGCAGTGGCCTGCGTCTGTCCGCGCCGGACAGCGGCATGCGCCTGGTGGTGCGCGATGACTGGCAGCGCGATCAGGTCGCGCTGATTTCCGGCGGGGGTTCCGGGCATGAGCCCGCGCATGCCGGTTTCGTCGGGGCCGGCATGCTCACCGCGGCGGTATGTGGCGAGCTGTTCGCCTCACCGACGGTGGAGGCGGTGCTCGCGGCGCTCAGAGAGGTGACCGGTGACGCGGGCACCCTGTTGATCGTCAAGAACTACACCGGAGACCGCCTCAATTTCGGTCTGGCGGCCGAACGGGCACGTCAGGAAGGACTCAAGGTCGAGATGGTCATCGTCGCCGATGATGTGGCGCTCCCTGACAACCCGCAGCCGCGCGGGCTGGCTGGCACCTTGCTGGTCCACAAGATCGCCGGGGCACTGGCGGCAGGCGGCGCGGATCTCGAGGAGGTCACCGCCGTGGCGCGCCGGGTGGCGGACAGCAGCTCGACCCTGGGCATGGCACTCGATGTCGGGCGTCATCCCGGCAAGCCGCGTGAGCCACGCGCGCCGGAGCTGGGACTCGGCATTCATGGCGAGCCGGGCGCCACCACGCTGGAGTTCGGCAGCCACGCCGGAGACTGCGACGTGCATGCCCTGATGGATCAGGTAGTGACGGCGCTGATACAGGGGCACTCGCGCAAGGAGGCCGGAGGTGACCTGCCCGCCACCGGCCATCTGCTGATGATCAATGATCTGGGTGGCTGCTCGGCATTGGAGCGCGCGGTCCTGCTCGACGAGGCGCTGGCGCATCCGTCGCTCAAGGCGCTGGGCATTCACGCCGTGGTGGGGCCGCAGCCGCTGATGACCTCACTGGACATGCACGGCTTCTCGCTGACGCTGTTGCCGCTGGACGGCTTGCTGGAAGAGGCACTGGATGCCCGCTGTGCGCCGCGTGCCTGGCCCGGTGTTCAGCGGGTGGTGCCGCTGGCGCATTTCACGCCTCGTCAGGAGGGGGGCGCACTGTTCAAGACGCCTCCACGCTTGCCGAGCGCGCCCGGGTCAAGGCCGATTGCCAGGCGCGTGCTGCCCGGGAAGGCCGGGCGAGGGTAG